In Oncorhynchus tshawytscha isolate Ot180627B linkage group LG23, Otsh_v2.0, whole genome shotgun sequence, the following proteins share a genomic window:
- the LOC112222987 gene encoding type-4 ice-structuring protein LS-12, with protein sequence MKFSIVAALVVVLAIGCESSSLVKRDIPAEIETLTKYFQDAIEKVKSHELISQAQGYLEEGKTQITPLTDKIQEHAEKIQEQMKSFVSDIEKQVRPMADKLQVQFKPLADDLQAQMEQLFQTVVDQTKALLPPQ encoded by the exons ATGAAATTCTCTATCGTCGCTGCCCTTGTTGTTGTGCTGGCCATTG gcTGTGAGTCCAGTTCCCTGGTGAAGCGTGACATCCCTGCTGAGATCGAGACTCTCACCAAGTACTTCCAGGACGCCATTGAGAAAGTGAAGTCTCATGAGCTGATCAGCCAGGCTCA GGGTTACCTGGAGGAGGGTAAGACTCAAATCACGCCTCTGACTGACAAGATCCAGGAGCATGCTGAGAAGATCCAGGAGCAGATGAAATCCTTTGTCAGTGACATCGAGAAGCAAGTGCGTCCCATGGCTGATAAACTGCAGGTCCAGTTCAAGCCTCTGGCTGATGACTTGCAGGCCCAGATGGAGCAGCTCTTCCAGACGGTGGTTGACCAAACCAAGGCTCTCCTCCCCCCCCAGTAA